The following proteins are co-located in the Sardina pilchardus chromosome 24, fSarPil1.1, whole genome shotgun sequence genome:
- the rpl14 gene encoding 60S ribosomal protein L14 — protein sequence MVFKRYVEIGRVAYVAFGPHEGKLVAIVDVIDQNRALVDGPCTGVKRQSMPFKCMQLTDYVIKVPHSARQKHVRTAWEKAEVAKKWAESSWAKKIEARQKRAKMTDFDRFKVMKAKKMRNKIIKVEVRKLQKAASKKQ from the exons ATG GTGTTCAAGCGCTACGTTGAGATCGGCCGCGTCGCCTACGTTGCCTTCGGGCCCCATGAGGGTAAACTGGTGGCTATCGTGGATGTCATTGACCAGAACAGG GCCCTTGTAGATGGTCCATGCACTGGTGTGAAGAGGCAGTCCATGCCATTCAAGTGTATGCAGCTGACAGACTATGTCATCAAAGTCCCACACAG CGCTCGCCAGAAGCACGTGAGGACAGCCTGGGAGAAGGCAGAGGTCGCCAAGAAGTGGGCTGAGAGCAGCTGGGCCAAGAAGATTGAGgccagacaaaag AGGGCCAAGATGACCGACTTCGACCGCTTTAAGGTTATGAAGGCAAAGAAAATG AGGAACAAGATCATCAAGGTTGAAGTCAGGAAGCTTCAGAAGGCTGCATCTAAGAAGCAGTGA